The Rhineura floridana isolate rRhiFlo1 chromosome 10, rRhiFlo1.hap2, whole genome shotgun sequence genome includes a region encoding these proteins:
- the JCAD gene encoding junctional cadherin 5-associated protein, with protein MFSVEDLLISHGYKLPKGSTNLYENRTDGFQHEITDRRAAHRTVNGFPASSGAHVSSKKTVTKSYLDDSESSPAIQGRQLGPNYHKDFQRLANAGASEGGFYDRPQLAWSSCPKTDKDLAYWRRRGQDFSALLGYTDRGDSEMKGKALPCAFYGHEKESQWEVGGEMVNVRRTGVQENWNPPGDYRWQSLKTEGWSQPTNFGGLVVDGDRERLLQDTYLVRQGGIAVSSHVKGKSQSLPRVLSPESLRYVEMPPLVNSKHSLSGMKSTSCPPTGLGLELSRSFEPATHFLPLPKPKYGRPLKPPSYELHQQTRGNLDTGLLQDDQRKDEAISCLAKVSEQIQDPYSQDSGLGPPLYIPPPCYKSPAQQSTNQHLPGEMPDYDVCFNNGVQSPVEREGAVLGYQPSASTIKAGREHCKDEQVPLNQKRHPRHVEGHLSSVQYIPFDDPRIRHIKIAHLDSLREGDKTAGDTNRLSPCAFQDCSLEPEYNSAFSDLLNTAGKCNQSPGSSAQSSRWSSIDQDSCALPIQRDSYDAGNDLNHKYSHGRQAAQSPLTEPPCKTITKVKTFEPGTEIQSKRSSKKKTNETIFCLVSIPVKSGLDLPDTDRNNNLTQGADEKNGLDNSVVLQEQSLLSTSSTDLELQALTGSMTNKNELQKQERWWRPEFKQTNDLRFLQPTKHKELQYSGSWPGDQYKDQQTQTSFVEEPQILRRRLHGFEPSGLNMVTVPQLLRDGTSTAEAEQPTMLAADNRKCRQAASNVKAPRCLEKSSNSVGSRSVVHSPKACRDLPCVSCTTLPRQEKEARSVLEEGSVPCKSKELFGQFLLKPVSRRPWDIISELESFNKELQEQEEHSENGVESEEHQEREEEKGGTTESETCRTDGPSQDHRPGMQSAAVISVTPIFKQERDKNKSDSSSASESSTARVVSRDLYVRARSQSCLQAKEMGGSVKATNERVVAESRKHESEERTIKQAMSPQPVKKVLSGSYGDEDRCNPFNSINFREEIKVKNQRDSVVDFDKLKKNAATRNNLALERGSVGLLYFTNRNQGLSEPDLRSVGFDDGQGPELDSYGKTILSEIPPNESLQARAARILGIEVAMESLMPDNNTLQNEHSDSDKAPQSLELPEEMVLEGKIEAKTASYEGRRKCGWTESSLFFGDRKITLGSIEDQNAGQKSLIAEQSFEHLKGLTREDQTPSLVSVVPPCAERNLVPPSVEKRARTTSKVIETLQGKLASAPSRAAMDRLVRMKEVDSVSRMRRLSIKNTDLGEDGDEDKQPKGPEERGSDISFSQNELPRKLSHGSSVSRRIISLGENGLSGNMNEKKTGRDLVCLGAYDPTRVERV; from the coding sequence GTTTTATGACCGACCACAGTTAGCCTGGTCTTCGTGTCCCAAGACGGATAAAGATCTTGCCTACTGGAGAAGACGAGGCCAAGATTTTAGTGCACTGTTAGGTTATACTGACAGAGGAGACTCCGAAATGAAAGGAAAGGCATTGCCCTGCGCCTTCTATGGGCATGAGAAGGAAAGTCAGTGGGAGGTAGGAGGTGAGATGGTGAATGTGAGGAGAACAGGCGTGCAGGAGAACTGGAACCCCCCTGGAGACTACCGGTGGCAAAGTTTAAAGACAGAAGGGTGGAGCCAGCCAACCAACTTTGGAGGACTCGTGGTTGATGGTGACAGAGAGAGGCTGCTTCAAGATACATATTTGGTGAGACAAGGAGGCATTGCCGTTTCCTCCCATGTAAAGGGGAAATCGCAATCTTTGCCAAGAGTTCTTTCACCGGAGAGCCTGAGGTATGTTGAAATGCCCCCCTTGGTCAACAGCAAGCACTCGCTCAGTGGAATGAAATCAACTTCTTGCCCCCCAACTGGATTGGGCTTGGAACTCTCTAGATCATTTGAGCCCGCAACCCACTTCCTTCCTTTGCCCAAGCCCAAATATGGCAGACCCCTTAAGCCCCCTTCATATGAGCTTCATCAGCAGACCAGGGGAAACCTGGACACCGGTTTGCTTCAGGATGACCAACGAAAAGATGaagccatctcctgtttggccaaAGTGAGTGAGCAGATTCAGGATCCTTACAGTCAAGACTCTGGTCTGGGGCCCCCTTTGTACATACCCCCTCCGTGTTACAAATCCCCAGCTCAGCAAAGTACAAACCAACATTTGCCTGGTGAAATGCCCGACTATGATGTGTGCTTTAATAATGGTGTGCAGAGTCCTGTGGAAAGAGAGGGAGCCGTCCTTGGTTACCAGCCCTCCGCTAGCACCATTAAGGCTGGACGTGAACACTGTAAAGATGAACAGGTTCCTCTCAACCAGAAACGCCACCCGAGGCATGTGGAGGGCCACCTGTCTTCTGTCCAGTACATTCCTTTTGATGACCCTCGAATACGGCATATTAAAATAGCACACCTGGACAGTCTTCGGGAGGGTGACAAAACTGCTGGGGATACAAATAGGCTAAGTCCGTGTGCCTTCCAAGATTGTTCTCTGGAACCAGAGTACAACAGTGCCTTTTCAGACTTGCTTAACACTGCTGGGAAATGCAACCAGAGCCCTGGCAGCTCTGCACAAAGCAGCAGATGGTCCAGCATAGATCAAGACAGTTGTGCCTTGCCTATCCAAAGAGACAGTTATGATGCAGGTAATGACTTGAATCACAAATACTCCCATGGCAGGCAGGCTGCACAGAGCCCGCTAACGGAACCCCCCTGCAAGACGATCACTAAAGTGAAGacgtttgaacctgggaccgagATCCAGAGCAAGAGGAGTTCAAAGAAGAAAACCAACGAGACAATATTTTGCTTGGTCTCCATCCCAGTTAAATCTGGACTGGACCTGCCAGATACTGATAGGAACAACAACTTAACACAGGGAGCCGATGAGAAGAATGGGCTTGATAACAGTGTGGTTCTGCAGGAACAAAGTCTCCTAagcacctcctccacagacttgGAGCTCCAAGCCCTTACAGGAAGCATGACCAATAAGAATGAGCTACAAAAACAGGAGCGGTGGTGGAGACCGGAGTTCAAACAAACAAATGACCTCAGATTCCTGCAGCCTACAAAGCACAAGGAGCTCCAGTACTCTGGCTCATGGCCAGGCGATCAGTACAAAGACCAGCAAACGCAGACCAGCTTCGTGGAAGAACCCCAGATCTTGCGGCGGCGTCTCCATGGCTTTGAACCTAGTGGGTTAAATATGGTGACGGTGCCGCAGTTGTTAAGAGATGGGACATCCACTGCAGAGGCAGAACAACCAACTATGTTAGCTGCCGACAACAGAAAATGTAGGCAGGCTGCATCCAATGTAAAAGCTCCAAGGTGTCTTGAGAAATCCAGCAACAGTGTGGGTTCAAGGAGTGTAGTCCATAGCCCAAAGGCATGCCGGGACCTGCCTTGTGTGTCATGCACCACTCTTCCtaggcaggaaaaggaagctagaTCTGTCCTCGAGGAAGGAAGCGTCCCTTGCAAGAGTAAGGAGCTGTTTGGACAGTTCCTCTTGAAACCTGTCAGCCGCCGTCCTTGGGATATAATAAGTGAGCTGGAAAGTTTTAACAAGGAGCTTCAAGAGCAGGAAGAGCATAGTGAAAATGGTGTGGAGAGTGAGGAGCATcaggagagagaagaggagaagggagggacgACAGAGAGTGAGACCTGTAGGACTGATGGGCCAAGCCAGGACCATAGACCTGGTATGCAGTCAGCAGCTGTCATATCAGTCACTCCCATATTTAAACAGGAGAGGGATAAAAACAAATCTGACAGTTCAAGTGCATCTGAAAGTTCAACTGCAAGGGTCGTGTCGAGAGACCTTTATGTACGTGCCAGGTCACAAAGTTGCTTGCAGGCAAAAGAGATGGGTGGTTCAGTTAAGGCCACAAACGAACGTGTTGTTGCAGAATCGAGAAAGCATGAATCTGAAGAAAGGACAATAAAACAGGCTATGAGTCCACAACCAGTTAAAAAAGTTCTGTCAGGTAGCTACGGAGATGAGGATCGCTGCAATCCGTTCAACAGCATCAACTTCAGGGAggaaataaaagttaaaaatcaAAGAGACAGTGTTGTTGACTTTGATAAGCTGAAGAAAAATGCAGCAACGAGGAATAATTTGGCTTTGGAAAGGGGATCTGTAGGGCTATTGTATTTTACAAATAGGAATCAAGGTCTCTCTGAGCCAGATTTGAGATCTGTGGGATTTGATGATGGCCAAGGGCCTGAACTAGATAGTTACGGGAAGACCATCCTCAGTGAGATTCCCCCAAATGAATCGCTTCAGGCAAGAGCTGCCCGGATCCTGGGCATAGAGGTAGCTATGGAGTCCCTCATGCCTGACAACAACACTCTTCAGAATGAACACTCTGACTCTGACAAGGCTCCCCAGAGCCTTGAACTGCCAGAAGAAATGGTGCTAGAGGGCAAGATCGAAGCCAAAACGGCTTCTTACGAAGGGAGGCGAAAGTGTGGCTGGACAGAAAGCTCCCTCTTTTTTGGAGACAGAAAGATCACATTGGGATCTATTGAGGATCAGAATGCTGGTCAAAAATCTTTGATAGCTGAACAAAGCTTTGAGCATCTTAAAGGTCTCACCAGAGAAGACCAAACTCCTTCTCTTGTGTCTGTTGTGCCTCCATGTGCTGAAAGAAACTTGGTTCCACCCAGTGTGGAAAAGAGAGCTAGGACTACTTCCAAGGTGATTGAGACTTTGCAAGGCAAACTTGCATCTGCCCCTAGCCGAGCTGCCATGGATCGTTTGGTGAGGATGAAAGAAGTTGACTCGGTCTCTCGAATGAGACGTCTGAGCATAAAAAACACAGATTTGGGTGAGGATGGAGATGAAGACAAACAGCCAAAAGGTCCAGAGGAAAGAGGAAGTGACATCTCCTTCAGTCAAAATGAATTGCCCCGAAAACTGTCCCACGGGAGTTCCGTCTCTAGGCGCATCATCTCTCTGGGTGAAAATGGACTCTCGGGCAACATGAATGAGAAGAAAACTGGAAGGGATTTAGTTTGTTTAG